One genomic segment of Primulina tabacum isolate GXHZ01 chromosome 9, ASM2559414v2, whole genome shotgun sequence includes these proteins:
- the LOC142555422 gene encoding uncharacterized protein LOC142555422 isoform X1: protein MVCSRSTMHPPLSVHADNRLLFSHAYIRFTLSHSLIGSIHRTAMKHNHHPQNDEAVSSSEAGASVAAPPNTPSSSHRASEKPSMAVEDPSRDCSSVTLATTAAAESVIVERRGDYSTLCKWTIANFPKLKSRALWSKYFEVGGFDCRLLIYPKGDAQALPGYISIYLQIMDPRNTASSKWDCFASYRLSIDNLSDSSKSVHRDSWHRFSSKKKSHGWCDFASLNPLLDPKVGFLHSANDCILITADILILHESFSFSRDNYDLQATNLSSTGGGGMIGPVVGDVLSGKFTWKVHNFSLFKDMIKTQKIMSPVFPAGECNLRISVYQSVVNGLEYLSMCLESKDTEKNLLISDRSCWCLFRMSVLNQKVGGGTNHIHRDSYGRFAADNKSGDNTSLGWNDYMKMEDFMWPESGFLVEDTAVFSTSFHVIKELSSFSKSGTLIGARNGASMRKSDGYVGKFTWRIENFTRLKDLLKKRKITGLCIKSRRFQIGNRDCRLIVYPRGQSQPPCHLSVFLEVTDSRNTASDWSCFVSHRLSVVNQRIEEKSVAKESQNRYSKAAKDWGWREFVTLTSLFDQDSGFLLQDTVIFSAEVLILKETSMIQEFTNQENDSGHAPSQLENVRKRGSFTWKVENFLSFKEIMETRKIFSKFFQAGGCELRIGVYESFDTICIYLESDQSVGCDPDKNFWVKYRMAIVNQKNPSKTVWKESSICTKTWNNSVLQFMKVSDMLEADAGFLLRDTVVFVCEILDCCPWFEFSDLEVLASEDDQDALTTDPDELVDSDDSECLSGDEEEIFKNLLSTAGFHLSYGDNPSQPQVTLREKLLMDAGAIAGFLTGLRVYLDDPAKVKKLLLPTKMSGGNDVKQMNKNDNSSPSLLNLLMGVKVLQQAIIDLLLDIMVECCHPSEGSSSVDSSDASSKTSPMGCGAIGSLESDGDNEVSESPKTVVEKRFESGTAEIINVSAIQSSGIDLIKARERIIPGQSTCPPETSADSLSDFPLRQPKTKWPQQSEELLGLIVSSLRALDGAVPQGCPEPRRRPQSAEKITLVLDKAPKHLQLDIVALVPKLVEPSEHPLAASALLDRLQKPDAEPALRLPVFGALSQLECSSEVWEQVLFRSLDILVDCNDEPLAVTMDFIFKTALHCQHLPEAVRSIRARLKTLGTEVSACVLDYLSRTVNSCADIAESILRDIDCDDDFADNYLPSERLMFGESEPAPGRLISGEECVFHGSCHFSDIYILIEMLSIPCLAIESARTFERAVARGAFVSQSVAAVLERCLALRLNMTSQSIAESIQHPDVVMDGETIERLRAPRDDFTLVLGLAETLALSNHPMVKEFVKILYIMLFKWYADETHRLRMLKRLVDSATNSVVGSREIELVLEILVILVCEDQEIVRPALSMMREATELANADRAALWHQLCASEEAILRIREESNAEIDCISKEKSVISQKLSESEASNSRLKSEMRVEMDRFARERKELTEQMHEVQNQLEWVRSERDDEVTKLVTERKILQDRLYDAETQLSLLKSRKRDELKRLMKEKNALAERLKDAEAARKRFDEELKRFATENVTREEIRQSLEDEVRRLTQTVGKTEGEKREKEEQVARCETYIDGMESKLRACEQYIHHLETQLQEDMSRHAPLYGAGLEALSMKELDTVSRIHEEGLRQIRAIQQCKGSPADSLLVGSPHTLSHPHQVAVGLPPPFIPNGVGIHNNGHVNGMIRPWFNH, encoded by the exons atggTGTGCAGCAGAAGTACTATGCACCCGCCCTTGAGTGTACATGCTGATAATAGGCTTTTGTTCTCGCACGCGTACATACGGTTTACACTCTCCCACTCTCTCATTGGATCAATCCATCGAACAGCTATGAAACACAATCACCACCCACAGAACGACGAGGCCGTCTCCTCATCTGAAGCTGGCGCCTCCGTCGCTGCACCACCGAATACGCCGTCGTCCTCCCATCGCGCATCGGAGAAGCCATCCATGGCTGTGGAGGATCCTTCTAGAGATTGCTCATCCGTTACCTTAGCCACGACCGCCGCCGCGGAATCGGTGATCGTGGAGCGGCGGGGGGACTACTCCACCCTCTGCAAGTGGACAATCGCCAATTTCCCCAAACTCAAATCCCGTGCACTCTGGAGTAAGTATTTTGAAGTCGGGGGTTTTGATTGCCGTCTGCTAATTTACCCGAAGGGCGACGCGCAGGCGCTGCCTGGATACATATCCATCTATTTGCAAATAATGGACCCCCGGAATACTGCTTCTTCTAAGTGGGATTGTTTTGCGAGCTATCGTCTCTCCATTGACAATTTATCAGACTCGTCAAAATCCGTGCACCGTGACAGCTGGCACAGGTTTTCTTCGAAGAAGAAATCTCACGGGTGGTGCGATTTTGCTTCGCTCAATCCTCTCTTAGATCCTAAGGTTGGATTCTTGCATTCGGCCAACGATTGCATACTTATCACCGCGGATATATTGATACTTCACGAGTCCTTTTCATTCTCGCGAGATAATTATGATCTGCAGGCAACTAATTTGTCCAGCACCGGCGGAGGAGGGATGATTGGGCCGGTGGTTGGGGACGTTTTGAGCGGAAAGTTTACCTGGAAAGTGCATAATTTTAGTCTTTTCAAGGATATGATCAAGACGCAGAAAATAATGAGCCCTGTTTTTCCAGCCGGGGAGTGTAATTTGCGAATCAGTGTTTATCAGAGTGTGGTAAATGGGTTGGAATATTTGTCTATGTGTTTGGAAAGCAAGGACACTGAGAAGAACTTACTGATTTCAGATAGGAGTTGCTGGTGTTTATTTAGGATGTCAGTGTTGAATCAGAAGGTGGGTGGTGGAACCAACCATATCCATCGGGATAGTTATGGTCGGTTTGCAGCGGATAATAAGAGTGGGGATAACACGAGTTTGGGATGGAATGATTATATGAAAATGGAAGATTTCATGTGGCCCGAGTCAGGGTTCTTGGTTGAAGACACGGCAGTCTTTAGTACCTCATTCCACGTTATTAAGGAGCTGAGCAGTTTTTCTAAGAGTGGCACATTGATTGGTGCAAGGAATGGTGCTAGTATGAGGAAATCAGATGGGTACGTAGGAAAATTTACATGGAGGAttgaaaattttaccagattgAAGGACCTTTTAAAAAAGAGGAAAATTACTGGTCTTTGTATTAAAAGTAGGAGGTTTCAGATCGGGAATCGGGATTGTCGGCTTATCGTATATCCCAGAG GGCAGTCTCAGCCTCCATGCCACCTTTCAGTTTTTCTTGAAGTTACTGATTCCCGAAATACTGCTAGTGATTGGAGTTGTTTTGTGAGCCATCGTTTGTCTGTTGTAAATCAAAGAATAGAAGAGAAGTCTGTTGCAAAGGAATCTCAGAATCGCTACTCGAAGGCTGCTAAGGACTGGGGCTGGCGCGAGTTCGTGACACTCACTAGTCTCTTCGATCAAGATTCTGGATTTCTACTCCAGGATACGGTTATCTTTTCAGCCGAGGTTCTTATACTGAAAGAAACATCTATGATACAGGAATTCACAAATCAGGAAAATGACTCAGGACATGCCCCTTCTCAGTTAGAGAATGTTAGGAAAAGAGGCTCATTCACATGGAAGGTGGAGAACTTCTTGTCCTTCAAGGAAATAATGGAAACAAGAAAAATCTTTAGCAAATTCTTTCAGGCTGGTGGATGTGAGCTTCGTATTG GAGTTTATGAGTCTTTTGACACCATTTGTATATATTTGGAGAGTGACCAATCAGTGGGCTGTGACCCTGACAAAAACTTTTGGGTCAAATACAGGATGGCAATTGTGAACCAGAAAAATCCATCCAAAACAGTTTGGAAGGAGTCATCCATATGTACGAAGACCTGGAACAATTCTGTTCTTCAATTTATGAAGGTATCTGACATGTTAGAAGCTGATGCTGGTTTTCTGCTGCGTGACACTGTTGTGTTTGTTTGTGAGATATTGGACTGCTGCCCTTGGTTCGAATTTTCAGACCTGGAG GTTTTAGCTTCTGAAGACGATCAAGACGCCCTGACAACTGACCCTGATGAGCTGGTTGATTCTGATGACAGTGAATGTCTGAGCGGAGACGAGGAAGAGATATTTAAAAATCTTCTGTCCACGGCAGGGTTTCACCTTTCTTATGGAGATAATCCTTCTCAACCTCAGGTCACTTTGAGAGAGAAACTTCTCATGGATGCTGGAGCAATAGCTGGTTTCTTGACTGGACTTCGGGTGTATCTAGATGACCCGGCTAAAGTAAAGAAATTGCTTCTCCCTACGAAGATGTCGGGTGGTAATGACGTGAAACAAATGAATAAGAATGACAATTCTTCCCCTAGTTTGTTGAATTTGTTGATGGGAGTCAAAGTTCTGCAGCAGGCAATTATTGATTTACTGTTAGATATAATGGTAGAGTGTTGCCATCCTTCAGAGGGAAGTTCTTCTGTCGATTCCTCTGATGCTAGTTCAAAAACTTCTCCCATGGGCTGTGGTGCAATTGGTTCACTGGAATCTGATGGAGATAACGAAGTGTCAGAATCCCCTAAAACTGTGGTGGAGAAGAGATTCGAATCAGGTACTGCTGAAATCATAAATGTATCTGCCATACAGAGCTCTGGAATTGATCTGATAAAGGCGCGTGAAAGAATCATCCCTGGACAGTCTACGTGCCCACCTGAGACGTCTGCTGATAGTTTATCTGATTTTCCCCTTCGTCAGCCCAAG ACCAAGTGGCCACAGCAGTCAGAAGAGCTTCTGGGGTTGATTGTGAGTTCTTTGAGAGCACTTGATGGAGCTGTCCCACAAGGTTGTCCAGAACCAAGGAGGCGGCCGCAGTCTGCTGAAAAGATTACACTTGTTTTGGATAAAGCTCCCAAGCATTTACAGCTAGACATAGTCGCTTTAGTTCCAAAATTAGTTGAGCCTTCAGAACATCCACTTGCTGCCTCTGCACTTTTAGATCGGCTTCAGAAACCTGATGCAGAACCTGCATTACGACTGCCG GTTTTTGGTGCCCTTAGCCAATTGGAGTGTAGCAGTGAAGTGTGGGAACAAGTTCTTTTTCGGTCACTGGATATTTTGGTTGATTGTAATGATGAACCACTTGCAGTGACAATGGACTTCATATTTAAAACTGCACTGCACTGCCAACATCTGCCTGAAGCA GTCAGGTCCATACGAGCCAGACTAAAGACTTTGGGTACTGAAGTCTCTGCATGCGTCCTGGATTATTTAAGTCGAACTGTAAATAGTTGTGCGGATATTGCTGAATCTATACTACGAGACATTGATTGTGATGATGACTTTGCTGATAATTACTTACCAAGTGAACGACTCATGTTTGGGGAAAGTGAACCTGCTCCTGGGAGGTTAATTTCTGGGGAAGAGTGTGTTTTCCATGGTAGCTGTCATTTTTCCGATATTTACATTCTAATTGAGATGTTATCTATTCCTTGCCTTGCAATTGAATCTGCCCGTACTTTTGAGAGAGCTGTAGCTCGTGGGGCCTTTGTTTCTCAATCTGTAGCTGCTGTTTTGGAAAGATGCCTTGCCCTGCGACTGAATATGACTTCACAAAGCATTGCTGAAAGTATTCAGCACCCTGATGTAGTAATGGATGGGGAAACCATTGAACGACTGAGAGCCCCACGAGATGATTTCACATTGGTTCTTGGTCTTGCAGAGACATTGGCACTTTCTAATCACCCTATGGTGAAAGAATTTGTAAAAATtctttatattatgttattcaaaTGGTATGCAGATGAAACTCACAGATTAAGAATGCTAAAGAGGCTTGTTGATAGTGCTACAAATTCTGTAGTTGGTAGCCGCGAGATAGAGTTAGTTTTGGAGATTTTGGTGATCTTAGTTTGCGAGGATCAGGAAATAGTCAGACCTGCTTTGAGTATGATGCGGGAGGCTACTGAACTTGCAAATGCTGACCGAGCTGCTCTTTGGCATCAGTTATGTGCCAGTGAAGAAGCAATTCTTCGTATTCGTGAAGAAAGTAATGCTGAAATCGATTGTATATCTAAAGAAAAATCTGTTATATCTCAAAAGCTCAGCGAGTCAGAGGCCTCTAATAGCCGTCTTAAG TCTGAAATGAGGGTTGAGATGGACCGCTTTGCCAGGGAAAGAAAAGAATTGACAGAGCAGATGCATGAAGTTCAGAATCAACTTGAGTGGGTTCGCTCAGAAAGGGATGATGAAGTAACGAAGCTTGTGACCGAGAGGAAAATTCTTCAGGACCGACTCTATGATGCAGAAACGCAACTCTCTCTATTGAAATCCCGAAAACGTGATGAGTTAAAG AGGTTAATGAAGGAAAAAAATGCTCTGGCTGAGAGGTTAAAGGATGCTGAAGCTGCACGAAAAAGATTTGACGA
- the LOC142555422 gene encoding uncharacterized protein LOC142555422 isoform X2 — protein sequence MVCSRSTMHPPLSVHADNRLLFSHAYIRFTLSHSLIGSIHRTAMKHNHHPQNDEAVSSSEAGASVAAPPNTPSSSHRASEKPSMAVEDPSRDCSSVTLATTAAAESVIVERRGDYSTLCKWTIANFPKLKSRALWSKYFEVGGFDCRLLIYPKGDAQALPGYISIYLQIMDPRNTASSKWDCFASYRLSIDNLSDSSKSVHRDSWHRFSSKKKSHGWCDFASLNPLLDPKVGFLHSANDCILITADILILHESFSFSRDNYDLQATNLSSTGGGGMIGPVVGDVLSGKFTWKVHNFSLFKDMIKTQKIMSPVFPAGECNLRISVYQSVVNGLEYLSMCLESKDTEKNLLISDRSCWCLFRMSVLNQKVGGGTNHIHRDSYGRFAADNKSGDNTSLGWNDYMKMEDFMWPESGFLVEDTAVFSTSFHVIKELSSFSKSGTLIGARNGASMRKSDGYVGKFTWRIENFTRLKDLLKKRKITGLCIKSRRFQIGNRDCRLIVYPRGQSQPPCHLSVFLEVTDSRNTASDWSCFVSHRLSVVNQRIEEKSVAKESQNRYSKAAKDWGWREFVTLTSLFDQDSGFLLQDTVIFSAEVLILKETSMIQEFTNQENDSGHAPSQLENVRKRGSFTWKVENFLSFKEIMETRKIFSKFFQAGGCELRIGVYESFDTICIYLESDQSVGCDPDKNFWVKYRMAIVNQKNPSKTVWKESSICTKTWNNSVLQFMKVSDMLEADAGFLLRDTVVFVCEILDCCPWFEFSDLEVLASEDDQDALTTDPDELVDSDDSECLSGDEEEIFKNLLSTAGFHLSYGDNPSQPQVTLREKLLMDAGAIAGFLTGLRVYLDDPAKVKKLLLPTKMSGGNDVKQMNKNDNSSPSLLNLLMGVKVLQQAIIDLLLDIMVECCHPSEGSSSVDSSDASSKTSPMGCGAIGSLESDGDNEVSESPKTVVEKRFESGTAEIINVSAIQSSGIDLIKARERIIPGQSTCPPETSADSLSDFPLRQPKTKWPQQSEELLGLIVSSLRALDGAVPQGCPEPRRRPQSAEKITLVLDKAPKHLQLDIVALVPKLVEPSEHPLAASALLDRLQKPDAEPALRLPVFGALSQLECSSEVWEQVLFRSLDILVDCNDEPLAVTMDFIFKTALHCQHLPEAVHTSQTKDFGY from the exons atggTGTGCAGCAGAAGTACTATGCACCCGCCCTTGAGTGTACATGCTGATAATAGGCTTTTGTTCTCGCACGCGTACATACGGTTTACACTCTCCCACTCTCTCATTGGATCAATCCATCGAACAGCTATGAAACACAATCACCACCCACAGAACGACGAGGCCGTCTCCTCATCTGAAGCTGGCGCCTCCGTCGCTGCACCACCGAATACGCCGTCGTCCTCCCATCGCGCATCGGAGAAGCCATCCATGGCTGTGGAGGATCCTTCTAGAGATTGCTCATCCGTTACCTTAGCCACGACCGCCGCCGCGGAATCGGTGATCGTGGAGCGGCGGGGGGACTACTCCACCCTCTGCAAGTGGACAATCGCCAATTTCCCCAAACTCAAATCCCGTGCACTCTGGAGTAAGTATTTTGAAGTCGGGGGTTTTGATTGCCGTCTGCTAATTTACCCGAAGGGCGACGCGCAGGCGCTGCCTGGATACATATCCATCTATTTGCAAATAATGGACCCCCGGAATACTGCTTCTTCTAAGTGGGATTGTTTTGCGAGCTATCGTCTCTCCATTGACAATTTATCAGACTCGTCAAAATCCGTGCACCGTGACAGCTGGCACAGGTTTTCTTCGAAGAAGAAATCTCACGGGTGGTGCGATTTTGCTTCGCTCAATCCTCTCTTAGATCCTAAGGTTGGATTCTTGCATTCGGCCAACGATTGCATACTTATCACCGCGGATATATTGATACTTCACGAGTCCTTTTCATTCTCGCGAGATAATTATGATCTGCAGGCAACTAATTTGTCCAGCACCGGCGGAGGAGGGATGATTGGGCCGGTGGTTGGGGACGTTTTGAGCGGAAAGTTTACCTGGAAAGTGCATAATTTTAGTCTTTTCAAGGATATGATCAAGACGCAGAAAATAATGAGCCCTGTTTTTCCAGCCGGGGAGTGTAATTTGCGAATCAGTGTTTATCAGAGTGTGGTAAATGGGTTGGAATATTTGTCTATGTGTTTGGAAAGCAAGGACACTGAGAAGAACTTACTGATTTCAGATAGGAGTTGCTGGTGTTTATTTAGGATGTCAGTGTTGAATCAGAAGGTGGGTGGTGGAACCAACCATATCCATCGGGATAGTTATGGTCGGTTTGCAGCGGATAATAAGAGTGGGGATAACACGAGTTTGGGATGGAATGATTATATGAAAATGGAAGATTTCATGTGGCCCGAGTCAGGGTTCTTGGTTGAAGACACGGCAGTCTTTAGTACCTCATTCCACGTTATTAAGGAGCTGAGCAGTTTTTCTAAGAGTGGCACATTGATTGGTGCAAGGAATGGTGCTAGTATGAGGAAATCAGATGGGTACGTAGGAAAATTTACATGGAGGAttgaaaattttaccagattgAAGGACCTTTTAAAAAAGAGGAAAATTACTGGTCTTTGTATTAAAAGTAGGAGGTTTCAGATCGGGAATCGGGATTGTCGGCTTATCGTATATCCCAGAG GGCAGTCTCAGCCTCCATGCCACCTTTCAGTTTTTCTTGAAGTTACTGATTCCCGAAATACTGCTAGTGATTGGAGTTGTTTTGTGAGCCATCGTTTGTCTGTTGTAAATCAAAGAATAGAAGAGAAGTCTGTTGCAAAGGAATCTCAGAATCGCTACTCGAAGGCTGCTAAGGACTGGGGCTGGCGCGAGTTCGTGACACTCACTAGTCTCTTCGATCAAGATTCTGGATTTCTACTCCAGGATACGGTTATCTTTTCAGCCGAGGTTCTTATACTGAAAGAAACATCTATGATACAGGAATTCACAAATCAGGAAAATGACTCAGGACATGCCCCTTCTCAGTTAGAGAATGTTAGGAAAAGAGGCTCATTCACATGGAAGGTGGAGAACTTCTTGTCCTTCAAGGAAATAATGGAAACAAGAAAAATCTTTAGCAAATTCTTTCAGGCTGGTGGATGTGAGCTTCGTATTG GAGTTTATGAGTCTTTTGACACCATTTGTATATATTTGGAGAGTGACCAATCAGTGGGCTGTGACCCTGACAAAAACTTTTGGGTCAAATACAGGATGGCAATTGTGAACCAGAAAAATCCATCCAAAACAGTTTGGAAGGAGTCATCCATATGTACGAAGACCTGGAACAATTCTGTTCTTCAATTTATGAAGGTATCTGACATGTTAGAAGCTGATGCTGGTTTTCTGCTGCGTGACACTGTTGTGTTTGTTTGTGAGATATTGGACTGCTGCCCTTGGTTCGAATTTTCAGACCTGGAG GTTTTAGCTTCTGAAGACGATCAAGACGCCCTGACAACTGACCCTGATGAGCTGGTTGATTCTGATGACAGTGAATGTCTGAGCGGAGACGAGGAAGAGATATTTAAAAATCTTCTGTCCACGGCAGGGTTTCACCTTTCTTATGGAGATAATCCTTCTCAACCTCAGGTCACTTTGAGAGAGAAACTTCTCATGGATGCTGGAGCAATAGCTGGTTTCTTGACTGGACTTCGGGTGTATCTAGATGACCCGGCTAAAGTAAAGAAATTGCTTCTCCCTACGAAGATGTCGGGTGGTAATGACGTGAAACAAATGAATAAGAATGACAATTCTTCCCCTAGTTTGTTGAATTTGTTGATGGGAGTCAAAGTTCTGCAGCAGGCAATTATTGATTTACTGTTAGATATAATGGTAGAGTGTTGCCATCCTTCAGAGGGAAGTTCTTCTGTCGATTCCTCTGATGCTAGTTCAAAAACTTCTCCCATGGGCTGTGGTGCAATTGGTTCACTGGAATCTGATGGAGATAACGAAGTGTCAGAATCCCCTAAAACTGTGGTGGAGAAGAGATTCGAATCAGGTACTGCTGAAATCATAAATGTATCTGCCATACAGAGCTCTGGAATTGATCTGATAAAGGCGCGTGAAAGAATCATCCCTGGACAGTCTACGTGCCCACCTGAGACGTCTGCTGATAGTTTATCTGATTTTCCCCTTCGTCAGCCCAAG ACCAAGTGGCCACAGCAGTCAGAAGAGCTTCTGGGGTTGATTGTGAGTTCTTTGAGAGCACTTGATGGAGCTGTCCCACAAGGTTGTCCAGAACCAAGGAGGCGGCCGCAGTCTGCTGAAAAGATTACACTTGTTTTGGATAAAGCTCCCAAGCATTTACAGCTAGACATAGTCGCTTTAGTTCCAAAATTAGTTGAGCCTTCAGAACATCCACTTGCTGCCTCTGCACTTTTAGATCGGCTTCAGAAACCTGATGCAGAACCTGCATTACGACTGCCG GTTTTTGGTGCCCTTAGCCAATTGGAGTGTAGCAGTGAAGTGTGGGAACAAGTTCTTTTTCGGTCACTGGATATTTTGGTTGATTGTAATGATGAACCACTTGCAGTGACAATGGACTTCATATTTAAAACTGCACTGCACTGCCAACATCTGCCTGAAGCA GTCCATACGAGCCAGACTAAAGACTTTGGGTACTGA